Genomic DNA from Bacteroides zhangwenhongii:
TCTTGGCAAAGAGGAAAGATCCCATCAAGCCGAACGGTACGGAAAAGATAACGGCAAACGGTATCAGAAAGCTTTCATACAAACAAGCCAGAATAAGAAAGATCAAAACAATACAAATACCATACACAAAAAGCGTTTTTGCACCGCCACTGCCGGCCTCTTCACGCGCCATTCCTCCATACTCGTATCCGTATCCCATAGGCAAGGTCTGTTCGGCAACCTCATTAATGGCTTTCTGGACCTCACCGGATGAGTATCCGGCAGCCGGATTCACGTTGGCTGTAATACTGCTATACAGGTTGAAGCGATTGGCAACTTCCGCTCCCATTACCTTCTTGATCGTCACAAACTGGCTGACAGGAGCCATTTCGGTACCATTACGGACATACATATTCTTGAGTGCGTGCTCATCCAAGCGATACTCCGGTGAAGCCTGCATCATAACACGATATACCTTACCGAACTGGTTATAGTTGGATATGTAAGCACCACCACAGTAACTACCCAGTGCATCCAATATCGTAGAGGGCGAAATACCTGCCCGCTTACACTTCGCCGGATCTACTTCTACCGACAGTTGGGGGAAGTTCATGGCGTAGGAAGTATATGCCATTGCCACTTCCGGACGCTGGTTCAACGCACCGAGGAACTTCATCGCATTGTTATAGAATGTAGTCATATCCCCACCAGTCTTATCCTGAAGGTTCAGCTCGATAGAGTTACCCATACCGTAGCCTGGAATCATACCCGGCTGGAAGCAGAAAATCTGTGCTTCTTTAATCATATAGAATTGTCCGTTCAGACGTGTCATCACCGCATCAGCCGTGTGTTCGCTGCCCTTACGTTCGCTCCAGTCCTTCAGACGGATAATAACCGTACCGTACGAAACACCCTGTCCGGCAATCAGTCCGTAGCCGGCGACAGTAGTATATTGTTTTACCTCCGGAGTGCTCTTTATCACAGCTTCTACTTTATCGATTACTTTGTTGGTCTCTTCCAGCGTACTACCCGGTGCCACACTGACATTCACCATCATAACTCCCTGATCTTCCTGAGGAACCAGACCGGTTTTGGTTGTTGACATCAGATAAACGAGCAAAGCTATACAGCAAACCAAAGAAGTCCACACCATCCAACGGTGGTGGATAAAGAACATCACTCCTTTCTTATATTTACCCAGCATAGCATTGTAAGAAGCATTATAAGCGGCACGCACACGTCCGTTGATACTTTTCGCGCTCTTAGTGCCCGAAGCCGGACGCATCATCATAGCGCACAATGCCGGACAAAGAGTCAAGGCGCAAATACAGGACAAGCCAACGGAAGTTGCCATAGTGATACCGAACTGCGTATAGAAGATACCGGAAGTACCGCCCATAAAAGTAACAGGGATAAATACCGCCATAAATACACACGTACAAGAGATTACCGCCATCGTCACATCACTTAACGCATCTTTGGTGGCGAGATAAGGAGATGTGTAGCCGGAATCAAACTTTGCCTGCACTGCCTCTACCACTACAATAGCGTCATCAACTACCGTACCGATGGCAAGCACCAGAGCGAAAAGCGTAAGAATGTTGATACTGAATCCGGCTGCCGTCAGACAGGCGAACGTACCGACCAAAGAGACAATGATGGAAATAGACGGTATCAGCGTGCTTTTGAAATCCTGCAAGAAGAAGTAAACCACAAGGATAACCAAGATGATAGCGATGACCAATGTCTCCACCACATTGTGAATAGAAGCGAACAGGAAGTCGTTAGAACTCATCATCGAAAGAAATTCCGTACCCGCAGGCAGGTCTTTCGACATTTCATTCAGTTTGTCCGTTATGGCTTCGTTTACCGAAGTAGCATTTGCTCCCGCCACCTGGAAGGCCATAAACGTCACGCCCGGATGTCCGTTTGTCTTACCATGAAAGCTGTAAGACAACGCTCCCAATTCCACCTCGGCCACATCTTTCAAGCGAAGTGTAGAACCATCATCCTCTGCACGCAACACAGTGTTCTGAAATTCTTCCACACTCTTCAGACGACCGCGATATTTCATAGTGAACTGGAAAACATTTTTAGAATCCGCACCTAAAGAACCGGTAGGAGCCTCAAGGTTCTGCTCACCCAGTATTGCCGTCACATCCGACGGAACCAATCCGTATTGTGCCATCAATTCCGGTTTCAGCCAGATACGCATACTATAAGTATCTCCCAACTCCATCACGTCACCGACTCCCTCGATACGTTTAATTTCCGGAATAACGTTAATATCCAGATAATTGGCAAGGAAAGTCTCATCGTAACGGTCGTCCGTACTTACCAATGAATTAATCTGCAAGAAGCTGGTCTGCCGTTTACTCGTCGTTACACCGATCTTGGTAACTTCGGCAGGCAACAGCCCTTGGGCCTTCGATACACGGTTTTGCACGTTGACCGCAGCCATATCCGGATCTGTTCCCTGCTTGAAATAGACTTGGATAGTGGCAGTACCAGAATTGGTCGCATTAGAAGTGATATACATCATATTTTCAACACCATTGATACTCTCCTCCAATGGCATAATCACACTATTCATCACCGCATCAGCGTCTGCCCCCGTATAAGTGGCGGACACCATCACCGTAGGCGGTGCTATATCGGGATATTGCTCCACCGGCAAGGTGAAAAGCGAAATAAATCCGACAATCATAATCAACACGGAAATGGACATAGCCATCACCGGTCGCTTTATAAATACATTTCCTTTCATTTTTTGTATCTTACAGCTTTATTTTACTTGCGTTCCCTCTCTAAGCAGTCCGGCACCTTGTGACACAATCTCGTCCCCGACTTTCAACCCGTCCAGAACGATGTACTCGCGTCCGTCATTGATGGCAGCTACAGTAATCAACATTGAAGTCGCTTTTCCGTCCACAACTTTATATACGGAAATCTTATCCTGCATTGCCACCGTAGCTTCCTGAGGAATAACAATAACACCTTTGTAGGAGTTGGGAACCAGGACACTGCCCGAAGCGCCACTGTGCAAAATACCCGAAGCATTAGGGAACACTGCACGGACACCTACCGTTCCTGTCTGACGGTTGATCACACCGCTGATAGACTCCACACGTCCTTTCTCGCCATACACCGAACCGTCAATCAGTTTTAATTCTACTTCCGGCATATTCTTCAATGCTTCGTCCATGTTTTTATACTGATTAATCAAAGAAAGCAATTCATTTTCGGTCAGAGAAAAGTAAACGTACATATCCGAATTGTCGGAAACCGTAGTCAAAGCCTGTGGAATGCTTGGTCCTACCAATGCTCCGACACGGTAAGGCAACATAGCTATCACACCGTCGCTGGGACTCTTCACTACCGTATATGAAAGGTTATTGCGGGCGTTTACTTCCTGTGCTTTCGCCTGTGCCAGCTGTGCTTTGGCTGCCAGAAGAGAATTCTTTGCCGTGCTCAGATCGAATGCGGAAACCACATTCTCCTTATACAGTTCCTCTTTGCTTTCATAAGTAAGCTGTGCCGTAGCAAGAGCAGCTTCAGCAGACTTCACATTTGCCACCGCCGTCTGCAATGCGGCTTCGTAGGGCACCTGGTCGATAATGAACAATGTCTGTCCGTTTTTTACACGTTGTCCTTCCGTCACACATACTTTTGTCAGCGTTCCGCTCACCTGCGGATAAATATCAATATCCTGGCGTCCACGAATTGTCGCCGAATATGTGCTCAGAATCATACGGTCCGCCGGAGCGACGGTCATAACTTCATATCCTGTTTCCATTTGTGCAGGTGGAGCTTGCTTACATCCCGTAGCAGCAACCAGACAGCAGAGCAATAACAGCCCTTGCTTAACTTTACTAATCTTTCTACTCATTATGTTACCTATTAAATTTTTGAACGCGGCAAAGATAGGCTCTTTTTAGTATAGAAAACTGGTCATACTGTTTTGAGTTTTGTTCATTTTCGGAATATAAAAGCTAATATTTAGTAAAATAGTCCTATTTTTGTCCGCGAAAAGAGAAATGTATATGAAAGAAAAAAACTCCAGCCTTGCTATACTCCGCGAACCTTTTATTGCCGGGACCGACGAAAATCTGTCTCCGGTCATGCATCATTTATGGAAGTTGGAAGGAGGTGCCATTTACTTCTGCCGTAAGGGATGGGCACACGCCACAATCGATTTGAAGGATTATGAAATTGTAGAAAACACACAGGTAGTACTTCTTCCCGGTACCATTATCCGCATCAATGGTTGCAGCAGCGACTTCACCGCTTCGTTTTTCGGATTTCCAAAAGAGATGTTCATGGAAGCCTGCATGCGGTTTGAGCCTATATTTTTCCGGTTCATCAAAGAACAGCCTTGCTACGTTCTCCCCCAAGAAAATACCGGAGCCATCAACGGATTGATACGAGCCACAACAGCGATATATAACGACCGTGAAAACCGTTTCCGGAACCAGATAGCCAGAAACCATCTCCAGTCTTTCATGTTCGACATTTATGATAAATGCTACCGCTATTTCGGCAAGCATAAAATAGAAGGTGGTACCCGACAGGATGAAATCTTCAAAAGTTTCGTATCGCTTGTACACGAGCATTGTGCCTCTCAACGGGAAGTCAGCTTCTATGCCGACAAACTGTGCATTTCTACCAAATATCTGACTGGTATCTGCAAAGCTGTCACTGGTGATTCCGCTAAAAAGATCATTGACGACTTTGCCATTCTGGAGATTAAAGTGTTGCTTCAATCAACCGAACTGACAGTGCAGGAAATTGCCGACCGACTCCATTTCCCTGACCAATCATATTTAGGCAGATATTTCAAAAGGCACGAAGGAATGTCACCAAAGGAATATCAGAACAAATACTCGATGAAAACAAATTAGAGTAAAAGCAATCAAAAACAGAAGTACTACAACCACTACTATATTGTACAACTGCCGGAACAGTCAAGTACAAGAGTGTATGCACTCAAGTACAAGACCGTACCGGCAGATGTACATCTTTCCTGTTTTTCTTCTATACGGAAATCAATCTGAAAAGCTTTTATCGCTTAAAACCTCAACTTTATACCGGCATTCATGACAAACCCGTCAAGCGGTGCATAAATATCACGAAAATCAGGGTTGGATATACTACCCGTATAAATAGTATCAAAACGGGTTTGCCGCCTGTCCGTAAAGTTTTCAAAGTTGGCATATAAAGAAAGCTTTTCCCAAATCTTCTCTATCATGAAGCCACACACAACGTATGATTTGCCTTTCAGACCATCACCTAGTTTCTGCGGACTGAAATAATAGGCTTCCAATCCTATTTTCCATTGGTCTTCTACTTCATACATCAAGATACTGTTCAACCGATGTTTGGGAGTCAATATGTTTTCATATTTTATAGCATTCTCTTTTGTTTCGATATCTGTATAGGTATAGCCCAGATATAAATGAAAATCTTTATATCCTATTTTTACATTCGTCTCTCCCCCTTTACTGTCTGTATGACCTTTGATATTATTAAGCTGATACATTCCTCCCGTTGCAGGTTGCAGCAAAAGAGGACTATCAAGATAAGTATAAAAGAATAACTGATTGACGCTGAAAGTTACATTACCTCCGCCAAACGAAGTGACATAATTAAAATCCCAATTCAAACCATAACTTCTTTCCAATTTATTCTTGTCTTTATCAATGGGAAGCACATCCCGGTATTGCCTTTTCTCGCTATCTTCCGTGAAAACCGTAGGTGCCTTATAACCGAAACCGCCACCAAGCCGGGAAGAGAACTTGTCCGTTATCTTAAAATGAGCAGAAATACGCGGAAGCACAGCTACCCCATAATCGGCAACATAATCGGTCCGCAAACCGGTTTCAAGATTCAACCAATTTGTCAAATTCCAATTGTTCTGAACAAACACTCCGGCAATTGTCTGATTATAGTCTCTCAACTGAAAATCAGACCGTTTCTTTTCATCAAATTTATCTGTCCACAGATTTAATCCGGCTACCCATTCCGTTTTTTGTTCCGTATATGTATATGATAATTCACTGAAACTGGATAGTTGGGTACCTTCAAAAGTATAGTTCGGCACTCCTATTTCTCTTTTGAAATAGGTCACGCTATTCTTAAAATCGAGCCTGTGTTTCTCGTTAAAACGGTGTTCCAACGTCAGTTGGGTAGAATGTCTTTGCGTCTTGTTTTCTTCAAAATAAGAATGTACATCATCTCCCTTTCCTTTAATATACTCGATGTCTCCTCCCAAGCGGTTCTCAAACATTGTATTGAGCCCGATACTCATCTCGGTATTTTCCGTCAAATAGAGGAATAACTTAGGATTAAAGACATATCTGTCAAATTGTGGGATAGCCGTAAATCCCGTATTTGACGGATCATAAGCCCAGTTTCTGTTATATGCAGCAAAGATAGTGGTACCCACTTTCTCAAACTTCTGTCCATAAAACCCACTGACATCCAAACCTTTCCCCGATGTTCCATTAAGGTGTAGACTCAGCTCTCTCTTTTCCTCCGGAGTTTTTGAAATAAGGTTCACCAATCCGGCTATTGCCCCACCACCATATAAGGTTGATGTGGAACCTTTGATTATTTCCACTTGTTTCAAGTCGAGAGGAGGAGTCTGCAACAGTCCCAAGCCACTTGCTGCTCCTGCAAAGACCGGAAATCCATCCTTTAAGATCTGGGTGTAACGACCGTCCAATCCTTGTATACGTATAGCGGCATTTCCTGATGTTGCAGATGTCTGCTGGGTGATAATACCTGTACTTTCATTCAATAACATACGAATATCTCCCGGTTTCATGCTCCCCTTTTCATCAAGTTCTTCTCCGGAAATAAATTCGACTCTGGTCGGTATATTTTGAATGGTCCGGGTTCCACGCGTAGATGAAATGATAACTTCTTCCAATGCTTCCTCGTCCTGTTCCAGGAAGATCTCGACAGGAGTATCGGAAGCTAAAGGGAACGTAAAGGATTTTGTTTCCGTCTCATAGCCAAGATAACTGAATTTTATACGCTGAACTCCATCCGGAATATCTTTGATGATAATAGTCCCGTTCGCATCGGAACTTGCTCCGTAAGTTGTCTTCTCCACTATAGCATTTACGCCAACCAACACTTCTTTTGTATCTCCGTCTTTTACAACTGCCTTAAATATGTTTTGTGCTACTACACTTTGTACTGACAACACAAATATTGCCAGCATAACTAATCTTATACTCATTTTCTGTAATTGATAATTTTACGCTATCTATTTATTCCGTACAAATAAATAGATAACAATTCTATGATGAAGTGTGAAACCTCATCTATAAATAATTAATTAATCAAAGAGGGAGAAAAACTCCGTAGTAAAAAGACTTTTACCCCCAAAAAATTATCTCAAAGAGTAATAAGCTTAGGCGGTTGCCAGATGGAAGAAGAAAACTGAGGAATCAGTTTCTCTTTATAAAACGAAAGGAGATTATCATTCAACGGGATTTCCAGAACGAAAGGTAAGTGAAAAAGTCTCGGAACCGGACATCCCGTACAAGTATTGCAATGCAGGAAAGGAGAACAACAATCTGCGCAAGAACATCCATCATCCGAACATGTTTCCTCCATGTTATTTACACACTGAAACAAACATTTATCTTGCAAAAAGCAAGGAGCCGTTGACAACAACAGCACCCATAAAGCCAATATGTGAGATAAATATTTCATATAAATGAGATGTTTTTCTATTCAGGCGCAAAGTTATTGATTTTATAATTCTTAAGCAAATATTATTGTATAAATCTTTTCCTGCATTACATCAGTTATTTCATCGCATTATCCAAATAATTCTGAATCTCGCTGTCCGAAGCACGTGGAGCGTTGGTCGTTATAATCTTGCCCGCTTTATCAAAAAGCATAAAACGAGGGATCCCATTTATTTGATATTCCTTACACAGATCAGACTTCATACCATCAGTAGTTATAAA
This window encodes:
- a CDS encoding efflux RND transporter permease subunit, with protein sequence MKGNVFIKRPVMAMSISVLIMIVGFISLFTLPVEQYPDIAPPTVMVSATYTGADADAVMNSVIMPLEESINGVENMMYITSNATNSGTATIQVYFKQGTDPDMAAVNVQNRVSKAQGLLPAEVTKIGVTTSKRQTSFLQINSLVSTDDRYDETFLANYLDINVIPEIKRIEGVGDVMELGDTYSMRIWLKPELMAQYGLVPSDVTAILGEQNLEAPTGSLGADSKNVFQFTMKYRGRLKSVEEFQNTVLRAEDDGSTLRLKDVAEVELGALSYSFHGKTNGHPGVTFMAFQVAGANATSVNEAITDKLNEMSKDLPAGTEFLSMMSSNDFLFASIHNVVETLVIAIILVILVVYFFLQDFKSTLIPSISIIVSLVGTFACLTAAGFSINILTLFALVLAIGTVVDDAIVVVEAVQAKFDSGYTSPYLATKDALSDVTMAVISCTCVFMAVFIPVTFMGGTSGIFYTQFGITMATSVGLSCICALTLCPALCAMMMRPASGTKSAKSINGRVRAAYNASYNAMLGKYKKGVMFFIHHRWMVWTSLVCCIALLVYLMSTTKTGLVPQEDQGVMMVNVSVAPGSTLEETNKVIDKVEAVIKSTPEVKQYTTVAGYGLIAGQGVSYGTVIIRLKDWSERKGSEHTADAVMTRLNGQFYMIKEAQIFCFQPGMIPGYGMGNSIELNLQDKTGGDMTTFYNNAMKFLGALNQRPEVAMAYTSYAMNFPQLSVEVDPAKCKRAGISPSTILDALGSYCGGAYISNYNQFGKVYRVMMQASPEYRLDEHALKNMYVRNGTEMAPVSQFVTIKKVMGAEVANRFNLYSSITANVNPAAGYSSGEVQKAINEVAEQTLPMGYGYEYGGMAREEAGSGGAKTLFVYGICIVLIFLILACLYESFLIPFAVIFSVPFGLMGSFLFAKIFGLENNIYLQTGVIMLIGLLAKTAILITEYAIERRRKGMGIIESAYSAAQARLRPILMTVLTMIFGMLPLMFSSGAGANGNSSLGTGVVGGMAVGTLALLFVVPVFYIAFEFLQEKIRKPMYEEADQQVELEKERSLAERSVFNEDK
- a CDS encoding efflux RND transporter periplasmic adaptor subunit; this encodes MSRKISKVKQGLLLLCCLVAATGCKQAPPAQMETGYEVMTVAPADRMILSTYSATIRGRQDIDIYPQVSGTLTKVCVTEGQRVKNGQTLFIIDQVPYEAALQTAVANVKSAEAALATAQLTYESKEELYKENVVSAFDLSTAKNSLLAAKAQLAQAKAQEVNARNNLSYTVVKSPSDGVIAMLPYRVGALVGPSIPQALTTVSDNSDMYVYFSLTENELLSLINQYKNMDEALKNMPEVELKLIDGSVYGEKGRVESISGVINRQTGTVGVRAVFPNASGILHSGASGSVLVPNSYKGVIVIPQEATVAMQDKISVYKVVDGKATSMLITVAAINDGREYIVLDGLKVGDEIVSQGAGLLREGTQVK
- a CDS encoding TonB-dependent receptor; this translates as MSIRLVMLAIFVLSVQSVVAQNIFKAVVKDGDTKEVLVGVNAIVEKTTYGASSDANGTIIIKDIPDGVQRIKFSYLGYETETKSFTFPLASDTPVEIFLEQDEEALEEVIISSTRGTRTIQNIPTRVEFISGEELDEKGSMKPGDIRMLLNESTGIITQQTSATSGNAAIRIQGLDGRYTQILKDGFPVFAGAASGLGLLQTPPLDLKQVEIIKGSTSTLYGGGAIAGLVNLISKTPEEKRELSLHLNGTSGKGLDVSGFYGQKFEKVGTTIFAAYNRNWAYDPSNTGFTAIPQFDRYVFNPKLFLYLTENTEMSIGLNTMFENRLGGDIEYIKGKGDDVHSYFEENKTQRHSTQLTLEHRFNEKHRLDFKNSVTYFKREIGVPNYTFEGTQLSSFSELSYTYTEQKTEWVAGLNLWTDKFDEKKRSDFQLRDYNQTIAGVFVQNNWNLTNWLNLETGLRTDYVADYGVAVLPRISAHFKITDKFSSRLGGGFGYKAPTVFTEDSEKRQYRDVLPIDKDKNKLERSYGLNWDFNYVTSFGGGNVTFSVNQLFFYTYLDSPLLLQPATGGMYQLNNIKGHTDSKGGETNVKIGYKDFHLYLGYTYTDIETKENAIKYENILTPKHRLNSILMYEVEDQWKIGLEAYYFSPQKLGDGLKGKSYVVCGFMIEKIWEKLSLYANFENFTDRRQTRFDTIYTGSISNPDFRDIYAPLDGFVMNAGIKLRF
- a CDS encoding helix-turn-helix domain-containing protein, which encodes MKEKNSSLAILREPFIAGTDENLSPVMHHLWKLEGGAIYFCRKGWAHATIDLKDYEIVENTQVVLLPGTIIRINGCSSDFTASFFGFPKEMFMEACMRFEPIFFRFIKEQPCYVLPQENTGAINGLIRATTAIYNDRENRFRNQIARNHLQSFMFDIYDKCYRYFGKHKIEGGTRQDEIFKSFVSLVHEHCASQREVSFYADKLCISTKYLTGICKAVTGDSAKKIIDDFAILEIKVLLQSTELTVQEIADRLHFPDQSYLGRYFKRHEGMSPKEYQNKYSMKTN